A genome region from Anastrepha obliqua isolate idAnaObli1 chromosome 4, idAnaObli1_1.0, whole genome shotgun sequence includes the following:
- the LOC129243381 gene encoding pseudouridylate synthase TRUB2, mitochondrial: protein MSLTKVYDAPTVFRHLNGILNIYKPAGMKVKHVKNAVLHNITKDLNSMQVREPRKLETPLLEPGGAANPLLRKIESIDLADHVLATGPRYQISDIRCALVAGLGIHTSGVLLFGINKGIRQSQNIQRNRPLRAYHVSGRLGIATETHFSDARITVRACCQHVHPERVSALAASMQASHQRKMFELCGVDLQSQAAYEIACKGLVRPADTSHPVIYGIKLIGFQRPDFTLEVHAINECEDYLASLVNEMGIELRTVAHCTSIRCIRHGHFSVENALLRHGWTVRGVMKNMRQQWQVLKEHPHLLEQDKIELRSD, encoded by the exons atgtcgttGACCAAAGTTTACGACGCACCAACAGTTTTTAGACACCTAAATGGGATCTTGAACATATATAAGCCAGCTGGGATGAAAGTCAAGCATGTAAAAAATGCGGTACTCCATAACATAACCAAAG ATTTAAATAGTATGCAAGTTCGCGAACCTCGTAAATTGGAAACGCCGCTTTTGGAACCCGGAGGTGCTGCAAATCCATTATTGCGAAAAATAGAATCGATTGATTTAGCTGATCATGTCTTGGCCACAGGGCCGAGATATCAAATATCCGACATACGTTGTGCACTTGTAGCCGGTTTAGGAATTCACACTAGTGGTGTATTGT tatttggtaTTAATAAGGGCATACGACAGTCGcaaaatatacaacgaaatcgTCCGCTGCGTGCCTATCATGTATCTGGCCGCTTAGGCATCGCTacagaaacacatttttctgaTGCACGCATAACCGTACGGGCTTGTTGCCAGCATGTACATCCAGAACGTGTGAGCGCATTGGCCGCTTCCATGCAGGCTTCACATCAACGTAAAATGTTCGAACTCTGTGGTGTCGACCTGCAATCCCAAGCGGCCTACGAAATCGCCTGCAAAGGTCTAGTACGACCAGCTGATACATCACATCCCGTAATTTATGGCATCAAACTGATTGGCTTTCAACGTCCTGATTTTACATTGGAGGTGCATGCGATTAACGAATGTGAAGATTACTTAGCATCCTTGGTAAACGAAATGGGCATTGAGTTGCGAACGGTAGCGCATTGCACGTCTATACGCTGCATCCGACACGGGCACTTCAGCGTTGAGAACGCTCTGCTGCGTCATGGTTGGACCGTAAGAGGCGTTATGAAAAACATGCGACAACAGTGGCAAGTTCTGAAGGAACATCCACATCTTTTGG